In a single window of the Cucumis melo cultivar AY chromosome 11, USDA_Cmelo_AY_1.0, whole genome shotgun sequence genome:
- the LOC103496320 gene encoding peroxisomal and mitochondrial division factor 2, with translation MQCLVLPLTTFFASTILSRPFDEIRFAYPFLQFPLPHFFSLLPRKFGKGKKSFRYLLSLEKSETLFPIPQAAKPLKSKGLLMEKEINIVNDGASGDDQTPEDFYDVDQRENDAKVAELNQRIEVLEREKKKLVDENEQIKDRIERLSAEIEGLKSEEGTLKERLKEMEKQVERAEEGNKVLESVAARALELETEVARLQHDLISTMNGADEANTEVERLRKSLGEKGANVTAMEEELEALKKAKAESEKKVRELERKVGVLEVKEIEEKSKKVRVEEEMRDRIEEKETEISSFKKTIMDLESVITKNGLELDRWIKDKLKVEELLKESEEKTKMVESKMVQLQKEVEEAHKVICGLKEKAVNALNGTAEELKSAFEGAEKELNLNWPIIAGSTGVVAAIAALAFVLYGRQR, from the exons ATGCAATGCCTCGTACTGCCACTTACTACATTTTTTGCTTCGACCATTCTAAGCCGTCCATTTGACGAGATCAGATTTGCTTACCCCTTTCTCCAATTTCCACTTCCAcactttttttctcttcttcccaGAAAATTtgggaaaggaaagaaaagctTCAGATATTTATTGTCGCTTGAAAAATCCGAAACCCTATTTCCAATTCCGCAGGCCGCCAAACCGCTGAAATCAAAAG GATTATTAATGGAGAAGGAGATTAATATCGTCAATGATGGGGCGTCGGGGGACGATCAGACCCCGGAGGATTTTTATGATGTTGACCAGCGGGAGAATGACGCAAAGGTCGCGGAGCTCAATCAGAGAATTGAAGTTTTGGAGcgtgaaaagaaaaagttggtTGACGAGAATGAACAAATTAAAGATAGGATTGAAAGATTGTCAGCGGAGATTGAAGGATTGAAGAGTGAAGAGGGGACCCTAAAAGAACGACTGAAAGAAATGGAGAAACAAGTTGAACGCGCTGAAGAGGGAAATAAGGTATTAGAGTCTGTTGCTGCAAGGGCACTGGAGCTTGAGACTGAAGTCGCCAGGCTACAACATGATTTGATATCTACGATGAATGGAGCCGATGAGGCGAATACTGAAGTTGAAAGGTTGAGGAAAAGTTTGGGCGAAAAAGGAGCCAACGTTACAGCTATGGAGGAAGAGCTGGAAGCCCTGAAGAAAGCAAAGGCAGAGAGTGAAAAGAAAGTCAGAGAATTGGAGAGAAAAGTTGGTGTTTTGGAGGTCAAGGAGATAGAGGAGAAGAGTAAAAAAGTTAGGGTGGAGGAGGAAATGAGAGACAGAATCGAGGAGAAGGAGACAGAAATCTCCAGTTTTAAGAAAACTATCATGGATTTGGAATCAGTGATAACGAAGAACGGGCTGGAATTAGATAGGTGGATCAAGGATAAACTTAAGGTGGAAGAGTTGTTGAAAGAGTCCGAGGAGAAAACGAAAATGGTAGAGTCGAAAATGGTTCAGTTGCAGAAGGAAGTTGAGGAAGCACACAAAGTCATTTGTGGGTTAAAGGAGAAAGCAGTGAATGCTTTGAATGGAACTGCAGAGGAACTCAAGTCGGCATTTGAAGGTGCGGAGAAGGAGTTGAACTTGAACTGGCCTATAATTGCAGGTTCGACTGGAGTTGTTGCTGCAATAGCTGCACTGGCCTTTGTTTTATATGGAAGGCAAAGATGA